The window TCTTCCGTATGTTTGAACTACAGGGCGTTTAGAATGGATTCCGTGACCTGCTGTGCGATCCTCTGATAACCCTCCTGGGTATAGTGGACATTACCGGGACCATCAAACTGGTCGGTAGCAAACGTCTTGGTCAGCTCGTGCAGATCATTGGTACCGATGCCGTGCTTTTTCATGACCCTCGCAGCCGCTTCATTGTACTTCGCGTCGTCACCCTGAATACGACCGGCTTCCTTTTCCGGAACAATGGTAGTGGATCATCCGACCAGTGCGTACTCGGTGTTGCCGGAGGCTATTCAGGCAGGATTCAAGTGTCCAGTAATCATAAAAACGTCCTCGGCAAACCGAAGTCCGCCGGGTCCCGTCGGCGCTTTTGACTCACGGTGTATGCAGGGGATCGTGGGCAAGTTATGCAGGGGATTGTGGGCAAGCAGGGATGCACTTTGTCAAACCAGCCCTGCGGTAGAGATCGACACCGGTGCTACCGGCTCTCTCAGTCTACTGTCAGTAGAACTTGCAAACAAACCCATCCTTTGACACTGGAGTGATGCCTGAAGGAGAATTCGGCGCACACTTCGGCTGGATGAGCGGGGATTATTGCCTCGTAGACGATCTCAGTTTCTGGTTAACATTTCCGTAACCGTGGGACATCGATCAACGTCTCCCGCCCCAGGCACGTCGCCGGCCAGCGAGGGTCACAGGCAAAGCGGAGTCTCGCGCTCGAGCATGCTGCGCCGGGGGCGCGTCATGCAGTTTGTACGGGATTTTCGCAGCACCCGCAAAGGCATCCCCAGCGACGGTTCAGCAAGTGTGCGCAAACCAACAGAATTCCGCCCAACGGTGTAATCCAGAGTGCAAACGGCGCGATGAAGGCTTGCATACCCGAGGCCTCCGGCTTGCCGTTGATGGCCGACTGGCGGCTTGATTTGAGCTTGTTGGACGTGCGCTCGGTCGATGGGGGCAAAGTGGCGGTGCCCTCCGCTGCGGCACAGTGCTCGCAACACGCATCAGTGCACACGGTGGGCCCCGTCGCCGCGATGCCCGGTGTCGCGCAAGCGGCACAGCAGTCGCCAGCGAGTCCAAAGGCGGCACCGGTAATGAGCACCAGTCCCAGGCTGGCGACGGCCATCGGTGTTTTCCGGCGATGCTTTCGCCAACCGGGAACAAATGCAGCGATTGCGATCAAGAAGCATGCCAGTGCCATCCATTGATGAAACGATTCGTCGGCCAGGAAGCTGAGCCCTAGTGCAGGTAAGAACGCAATCACAAACGGCATCGCCGCACAATGAACCGCACATCCGATGGATGCCATGATTCCAATCCAGTCGCGCCAGGTCGAAAGGGTTGCGGTTTCGAGAGAGCGAAGCGGCAACACAGGCGCCGTTTCGTAAGGGATATCGCTCATTGTTCAGGCTCCATTGAGTTGTCGGGACGTCCTGTTCCACCGTTGGTAAGGGGATGGAGTGGATCGCTACGTAGAAGAGTGTTCGCAGTTCTATTTGCCTTTCGGTGCACATGCACTTCGGTTGCATTAAAGAAAGCAGGCCCGTGGATGTCAACCCGAAATGCAACAGTGATGCAGGTGCATTTGCGACAAAGAGTTAGTAGAGGCCTTGTTGCGGGGGGGCACGCATCCAGCTACGGAGAGGCAGGGACGGAAAGGCCCGTGATGGAGAGGCCCGGCCTGCTGTTCCGGATTCTCTGATCACTCTCAGGGTCATGATCGCGACCGCACCGCTGGGCCGTCACACGGCCATCGCGTTCACCACTACGACGGCGCATTCGCAAGTCGCCAATCGCGGTTTGTATTTGCAAGAGGATTGCAAGGTGCTATGATGCGGAGTGATCTTCGAATCCTGGTCCGGTTCATTTTTTAGGTTAACTCTGTGAGCAAGTCGTCTGAGTCGATTGAAGCAATCAAGCAGGCGATCCGTGATGCGGGGTTGCGAGCAACTCCCGCGAGAATCGCCACGCTCGTCATGCTTCGGGAGGCGAACGCTCCGTTGACCCACGCCAACGTCGCCGAGCAACTGAGTATCAGCGGCATCGACAAAGCGACTGCGTTTCGCAACTTGAACGACATGGCTGACTCGGGATTGCTGCGCCGGACGGAATTGGGGGATCACGTTTGGCGATTTGAGGCGATCGCGGACGGCGACCATGATCAATCGGCTCATCCGCATTTTTTATGCGTTGATTGCGGAACCGTCTCTTGCCTGGATGAGGTGAAATTGACCGCGAGCAGTCAGCGCGAGAGCGGCAAAGTCGGTGAAGTGACCGAAATTCTGCTTCGAGGCCATTGCAATGCATGCCGGTAGTCCATGCCGGAGAAGTCACGTCCGGATCTTGCGATGGCCCTCGCTGACTGACGGTAGTGTCTCTCGGTAGCGAGCAAAAATCTCGACAAGTTGTCGGCTCGCCGTACCGTACCCCAGAATTTCGGGAGACTGGCCGCTTGGGACGCTGCGTTGCCGTTCAAAAACGCTGCGTTTGACAGCATGGAGTTCGGGGGACTTCTGCAAATTTGAAATGACCGGGGAAGACCGCCCCTGCGCACGCTGGGGCATTGGCC of the Allorhodopirellula heiligendammensis genome contains:
- a CDS encoding MerC domain-containing protein; the encoded protein is MSDIPYETAPVLPLRSLETATLSTWRDWIGIMASIGCAVHCAAMPFVIAFLPALGLSFLADESFHQWMALACFLIAIAAFVPGWRKHRRKTPMAVASLGLVLITGAAFGLAGDCCAACATPGIAATGPTVCTDACCEHCAAAEGTATLPPSTERTSNKLKSSRQSAINGKPEASGMQAFIAPFALWITPLGGILLVCAHLLNRRWGCLCGCCENPVQTA
- a CDS encoding Fur family transcriptional regulator, yielding MSKSSESIEAIKQAIRDAGLRATPARIATLVMLREANAPLTHANVAEQLSISGIDKATAFRNLNDMADSGLLRRTELGDHVWRFEAIADGDHDQSAHPHFLCVDCGTVSCLDEVKLTASSQRESGKVGEVTEILLRGHCNACR